In one window of Arachis ipaensis cultivar K30076 chromosome B06, Araip1.1, whole genome shotgun sequence DNA:
- the LOC107605045 gene encoding transcription factor GTE8, with translation MAKSRFSGGYYGNTVGTAGESEGSGSSGRIDTEITVSEDSCVPTRKCISLNSSRRDVFGVPMQVVPLSKLSHFQRKDLVLKLRSELEQIRALQKKVELQAASGVALSSSSDILSCSNGNKHNASRIENSRKPSIPSSIPVNKLNASADKPRSWNRGSTGKFQSAAKNSSPSTANILLMKDCESLLKRLMSHQFSWVFNSPVDVVKLNLPDYFTIIKHPMDLGTIKKKIAAGSYKGPLEFAGDVRLTFSNAMTYNPPGNDVHFMADALNKYFEVRWKTIEKKIPKMDALPLPAKSDTFEDVKSAKPMPPSKRRKIASVPSQPEVLPPPKRVMSDQEKHKLGRELESLLGEIPVHIIEFLKEQSSNGRECGEDEIEIDIDDLSDDTLFTLRKLLDDYLQEKQKNNAKVEACEIELLNDSGPSNSSLQAFKANDPADEEVDIGGNEPPVSSCPPLDIEKDTTHTVDKRLSPGSSSDMDSGSSSGSESGDGKASPVNVAKEPENVGSGDQLEEKLKATDDLEINQSVSGLDQLEDNSQHKPSSLDSDYRQDGDSGPTERQVSPDKLYRAAILKKRFADTILKAREKTLTQDEKGDPEKLRQVREKLEMEQRKEKARLQAEAKAAEDARKRAEAEAAAETKRKRELEREAARQALLQMEKTVEINENSRFLEDLEMLRAVPAEQLPSSVDETSPDHSQDGLGSFKFAGNNPLEQLGLYMKVDDEEEEGEPPCVSNPVNDVEEGEID, from the exons ATGGCAAAGAGTAGGTTTTCTGGAGGATATTATGGGAACACTGTTGGGACAGCCGGCGAATCCGAGGGATCTGGTAGCTCTGGAAGAATAGACACTGAAATTACTGTTTCAGAGGACTCTTGTGTTCCTACAAGGAAATGTATTAGTTTGAATTCGAGCCGGCGCGATGTGTTTGGGGTTCCAATGCAAGTTGTTCCATTGTCGAAGTTGTCGCACTTTCAAAGAAAAGACCTGGTACTCAAGCTGAGATCAGAGCTTGAGCAGATTCGAGCACTTCAAAAGAAGGTTGAACTACAAGCAGCTAGTGGTGTTGCACTGTCATCCTCCAGTGATATTCTAAGCTGTAGCAATGGGAATAAGCATAATGCATCCCGGATTGAGAACTCGAGGAAACCGTCGATTCCTAGTTCCATACCGGTGAATAAATTGAACGCATCAGCTGATAAACCTCGAAGCTGGAACCGGGGATCTACAGGCAAGTTTCAGTCTGCCGCAAAGAATTCTTCACCCAGCACTGCAAATATTTTGTTGATGAAAGATTGTGAGTCGCTGTTGAAACGGTTGATGAGCCAccaattttcttgggttttcaacTCACCTGTAGATGTGGTGAAGTTGAATCTTCCTGATTATTTCACAATTATCAAGCATCCTATGGATTTGggaacaataaaaaaaaagatagctGCTGGATCATATAAGGGTCCCTTGGAATTTGCTGGAGATGTGAGGCTTACATTTTCGAATGCAATGACTTATAATCCCCCTGGGAATGATGTCCATTTCATGGCTGATGCCCTCAACAAATATTTTGAAGTGAGATGGAAAACAATTGAGAAGAAAATTCCAAAAATGGATGCTCTGCCACTGCCTGCAAAGTCAGACACTTTTGAAGATGTGAAAAGTGCAAAGCCAATGCCTCCTTCAAAAAGGAGGAAAATTGCATCAGTGCCCTCTCAACCTGAAGTTTTGCCACCTCCTAAGCGGGTTATGTCGGATCAAGAGAAGCACAAGCTAGGTAGAGAATTGGAGTCTTTGCTGGGAGAAATACCTGTCCATATTATTGAATTCTTAAAAGAACAGAGTTCAAATGGTAGAGAATGTGGAGAGGATGAAATTGAGATTGATATTGATGATCTCAGTGATGACACACTGTTCACACTACGCAAGCTATTGGACGACTATTTGCAGGAGAAGCAGAAGAACAATGCAAAGGTGGAAGCGTGTGAAATAGAG CTGTTGAATGATTCTGGACCAAGCAATTCTTCTTTGCAAGCATTTAAAG CTAATGATCCAGCTGATGAAGAAGTGGACATTGGTGGAAATGAGCCTCCTGTCTCTAGCTGTCCTCCTTTGGACATTGAAAAGGATACAACTCATACTGTGGACAAACGGTTAAGTCCTGGTAGCTCCAGTG ATATGGACTCTGGTAGTTCTTCTGGTAGTGAATCCGGTGATGGGAAAGCAAGTCCAGTAAATGTTGCAAAG GAACCAGAAAATGTGGGTTCTGGGGATCAATTGGAAGAAAAGCTTAAGGCTACTGATGACCTTGAAATAAATC AATCTGTTAGTGGCTTGGATCAACTTGAGGATAACTCTCAGCATAAGCCAAGTTCTCTTGATTCTGACTACCGTCAAGATG GAGACAGTGGTCCTACCGAGAGACAGGTTTCTCCTGATAAACTTTATCGAGCTGCCATATTGAAGAAGCGATTTGCTGATACTATCTTGAAAGCACGAGAAAAGACGCTCACACAA GATGAGAAAGGGGATCCAGAGAAGTTGCGCCAGGTTAGAGAAAAACTTGAAATGGAACAACGAAAAG AAAAGGCAAGGCTACAAGCCGAAGCAAAGGCTGCTGAAGATGCTCGAAAGCGGGCTGAAGCAGAAGCAGCTGCGGAAACCAAACGAAAGAGGGAACTCGAAAGAGAAGCCGCAAGACAAGCATTACTGCAG ATGGAAAAGACAGTTGAAATCAATGAGAATTCTCGGTTTCTCGAAGATTTGGAAATGCTTAGAGCTGTGCCTGCTGAGCAGTTGCCGAGCTCTGTTGATGAGACAAGTCCTGATCACTCTCAGGATGGCCTGGGGAGTTTCAAGTTTGCCGGGAACAATCCCTTGGAACAGCTTGGATTATATATGAAAGtggatgatgaggaagaggaaggaGAGCCACCCTGTGTTTCAAACCCTGTGAATGATGTAGAAGAGGGAGAGATTGATTAA
- the LOC107605043 gene encoding glutamate receptor 2.8-like isoform X2 translates to MGRSCSSISLFLALKLLLLLVAWSSKRGHCLTTPRPRTTNKSIGAVLDLDSLMGKQQKIAMKIAIRDFNRFSRTKLQLEVGNSRGNSAQTVVNAMDLAQKKQLLAIIGTITHSEAYLATEINNATKNTPILSLSSFAPITELPSSPLPQLIQLGDDINIQMQCLAAIVGHFKWKKVTTIYEVNSGFSYDPGVLISLSNSLRHVGSEIVNQLALPSLSLQSRIENELNQLKKKSNRVFLIVHSSLELASVLCKKAKQMGLMEKGYVWIIPNEVAALLDSVNSSVISTMQGVIGFKTHFLESTKPYTKFGFRFRTRFALEYPEEEENNTPSVFALRAYDAAFAIANAKVTNKSQGKFNMKEFLDENLHQSSTFTIINVIGKSYREMAFWSPTHGFSKNFVEHEKMEVNKFNGYDGVVLSNIYWPGDLHSVPRGWTNSNEEMPLKIGVPANDAFAQFVNVTYGDSKHATSITGFSINVFKAAIKNLPYHLHYDFVPFNGSYDEMVNQVNNKTLDAAVGDISILAYRYHLVEFSQPYVDSGLNMVVVEKPNKSKQTWMFMDAFTKEMWLMMAAVHVLVGFVIWLIEREENEELQGLGAMLWFLVTVIFLAHREPIRRPLARTVLAPWLFVILIVTSSFTASLTSMMTVSQLEPSVVDIQTLQKRNAPVGCDENSFIVRYLIDILKFKPENIRRINSINGYPAAFKNNEIEAAFFVAPHAKVFLAKYSCEGFVQAGSTFRLGGFGFVGS, encoded by the exons ATGGGAAGAAGTTGTTCTTCCATATCACTCTTCCTTGCCTTGAAGTTATTACTACTACTAGTAGCATGGTCATCAAAAAGGGGACACTGCTTAACTACCCCACGACCAAGGACCACTAATAAGAGCATAGGTGCAGTGCTTGATCTGGATTCACTAATGGGTAAGCAGCAGAAGATAGCCATGAAAATTGCCATCAGAGATTTCAACAGATTCAGTAGAACTAAACTCCAGTTGGAGGTGGGAAATTCCCGCGGGAATTCGGCTCAAACAGTTGTTAACG CCATGGATCTTGCACAGAAGAAGCAGTTGCTAGCCATCATAGGAACAATAACACACAGCGAAGCATATTTGGCAACTGAAATTAATAACGCCACAAAAAACACCCCTATATTATCTCTATCTTCGTTTGCACCCATCACAGAGTTACCCTCTTCTCCATTGCCACAACTAATCCAACTCGGAGATGATATCAACATTCAGATGCAATGCCTTGCAGCCATTGTAGGACACTTCAAGTGGAAAAAAGTGACAACAATATATGAAGTTAATAGTGGGTTTTCTTATGATCCAGGGGTACTAATTTCCCTCTCCAATTCTCTTCGCCATGTTGGATCTGAGATCGTTAACCAGTTAGCATTGCCTTCCTTGTCTTTGCAATCTAGAATCGAAAATGAGCTTAACCAACTCAAGAAGAAGAGTAACAGGGTCTTCTTGATTGTGCACTCTTCTTTAGAGTTGGCTAGCGTGCTTTGCAAGAAAGCAAAACAAATGGGTTTGATGGAGAAAGGATATGTATGGATCATCCCGAACGAGGTTGCTGCCCTTCTTGATTCGGTTAACTCTTCAGTTATCTCTACCATGCAAGGTGTTATTGGATTCAAAACACATTTTTTGGAAAGTACCAAACCATATACAAAGTTCGGGTTCAGATTTCGAACAAGGTTTGCACTAGAGTACCCTGAAGAAGAAGAGAACAATACTCCAAGTGTTTTCGCACTTCGAGCTTATGATGCAGCTTTTGCTATTGCTAATGCTAAGGTTACAAACAAGTCACAAGGAAAGTTCAACATGAAAGAATTCCTTGATGAAAATTTACATCAATCTTCAACCTTCACCATAATTAATGTGATAGGAAAAAGCTATAGAGAAATGGCattttggtctccaacacatGGTTTTTCCAAGAACTTTGTTGAACATGAGAAAATGGAGGTAAATAAATTTAACGGTTATGATGGAGTTGTTTTGAGTAATATTTATTGGCCTGGAGATTTACACTCAGTTCCAAGGGGATGGACAAATAGTAATGAGGAAATGCCACTTAAAATAGGAGTACCTGCAAATGATGCTTTTGCTCAGTTTGTGAATGTCACCTATGGTGACAGCAAGCATGCAACTTCCATAACTGGTTTTTCaatcaatgtcttcaaagcagCTATTAAGAATCTTCCATATCACTTGCACTATGATTTTGTTCCCTTCAATGGCTCCTATGATGAAATGGTTAATCAAGTTAACAATAAG ACATTAGATGCTGCAGTTGGAGATATATCAATATTGGCATATAGATATCATTTAGTTGAGTTCTCACAACCATATGTTGACTCTGGACTTAACATGGTGGTCGTTGAGAAGCCAAATAAATCAAAACAAACATGGATGTTTATGGATGCATTCACAAAAGAGATGTGGTTGATGATGGCAGCAGTGCACGTTTTGGTTGGATTTGTCATTTGGTTGATTGAACGCGAAGAAAATGAAGAACTACAAGGTCTGGGGGCGATGCTTTGGTTTTTAGTCACCGTAATATTCCTTGCACATA GAGAACCAATAAGAAGACCATTGGCTCGAACCGTGTTGGCACCATGGTTATTTGTTATCCTAATTGTAACCAGTAGCTTCACAGCGAGTCTAACATCGATGATGACTGTATCGCAACTCGAACCATCAGTGGTTGATATTCAGACCCTTCAGAAGAGAAATGCTCCAGTTggttgtgatgagaattcattTATTGTGAGGTATTTGATTGACATACTAAAATTCAAACCTGAGAACATTAGAAGAATAAATTCCATTAATGGTTACCCTGCAGCATTTAAGAATAATGAGATTGAAGCAGCTTTCTTTGTCGCCCCTCATGCCAAAGTCTTTCTCGCAAAGTACTCATGTGAAGGCTTCGTCCAAGCAGGGAGCACCTTTAGGCTTGGTGGCTTTGGTTTTGTGGGTTCCTAA
- the LOC107605043 gene encoding glutamate receptor 2.8-like isoform X1, translating into MGRSCSSISLFLALKLLLLLVAWSSKRGHCLTTPRPRTTNKSIGAVLDLDSLMGKQQKIAMKIAIRDFNRFSRTKLQLEVGNSRGNSAQTVVNAMDLAQKKQLLAIIGTITHSEAYLATEINNATKNTPILSLSSFAPITELPSSPLPQLIQLGDDINIQMQCLAAIVGHFKWKKVTTIYEVNSGFSYDPGVLISLSNSLRHVGSEIVNQLALPSLSLQSRIENELNQLKKKSNRVFLIVHSSLELASVLCKKAKQMGLMEKGYVWIIPNEVAALLDSVNSSVISTMQGVIGFKTHFLESTKPYTKFGFRFRTRFALEYPEEEENNTPSVFALRAYDAAFAIANAKVTNKSQGKFNMKEFLDENLHQSSTFTIINVIGKSYREMAFWSPTHGFSKNFVEHEKMEVNKFNGYDGVVLSNIYWPGDLHSVPRGWTNSNEEMPLKIGVPANDAFAQFVNVTYGDSKHATSITGFSINVFKAAIKNLPYHLHYDFVPFNGSYDEMVNQVNNKTLDAAVGDISILAYRYHLVEFSQPYVDSGLNMVVVEKPNKSKQTWMFMDAFTKEMWLMMAAVHVLVGFVIWLIEREENEELQGLGAMLWFLVTVIFLAHREPIRRPLARTVLAPWLFVILIVTSSFTASLTSMMTVSQLEPSVVDIQTLQKRNAPVGCDENSFIVRYLIDILKFKPENIRRINSINGYPAAFKNNEIEAAFFVAPHAKVFLAKYSCEGFVQAGSTFRLGGFGFVFQRGSSLARDISEALLSVIENGETEQLEKDMLSNSHCSLSDKKAKESSPLGYQPFLGLFCICGSIAILALLYIMLCLTLKNVENLVKYMRGALTQLWRIRRWITTHCVGIYSKVQSRSMRGVNVAIEARNSAEIVIDSEQVPRVVEVV; encoded by the exons ATGGGAAGAAGTTGTTCTTCCATATCACTCTTCCTTGCCTTGAAGTTATTACTACTACTAGTAGCATGGTCATCAAAAAGGGGACACTGCTTAACTACCCCACGACCAAGGACCACTAATAAGAGCATAGGTGCAGTGCTTGATCTGGATTCACTAATGGGTAAGCAGCAGAAGATAGCCATGAAAATTGCCATCAGAGATTTCAACAGATTCAGTAGAACTAAACTCCAGTTGGAGGTGGGAAATTCCCGCGGGAATTCGGCTCAAACAGTTGTTAACG CCATGGATCTTGCACAGAAGAAGCAGTTGCTAGCCATCATAGGAACAATAACACACAGCGAAGCATATTTGGCAACTGAAATTAATAACGCCACAAAAAACACCCCTATATTATCTCTATCTTCGTTTGCACCCATCACAGAGTTACCCTCTTCTCCATTGCCACAACTAATCCAACTCGGAGATGATATCAACATTCAGATGCAATGCCTTGCAGCCATTGTAGGACACTTCAAGTGGAAAAAAGTGACAACAATATATGAAGTTAATAGTGGGTTTTCTTATGATCCAGGGGTACTAATTTCCCTCTCCAATTCTCTTCGCCATGTTGGATCTGAGATCGTTAACCAGTTAGCATTGCCTTCCTTGTCTTTGCAATCTAGAATCGAAAATGAGCTTAACCAACTCAAGAAGAAGAGTAACAGGGTCTTCTTGATTGTGCACTCTTCTTTAGAGTTGGCTAGCGTGCTTTGCAAGAAAGCAAAACAAATGGGTTTGATGGAGAAAGGATATGTATGGATCATCCCGAACGAGGTTGCTGCCCTTCTTGATTCGGTTAACTCTTCAGTTATCTCTACCATGCAAGGTGTTATTGGATTCAAAACACATTTTTTGGAAAGTACCAAACCATATACAAAGTTCGGGTTCAGATTTCGAACAAGGTTTGCACTAGAGTACCCTGAAGAAGAAGAGAACAATACTCCAAGTGTTTTCGCACTTCGAGCTTATGATGCAGCTTTTGCTATTGCTAATGCTAAGGTTACAAACAAGTCACAAGGAAAGTTCAACATGAAAGAATTCCTTGATGAAAATTTACATCAATCTTCAACCTTCACCATAATTAATGTGATAGGAAAAAGCTATAGAGAAATGGCattttggtctccaacacatGGTTTTTCCAAGAACTTTGTTGAACATGAGAAAATGGAGGTAAATAAATTTAACGGTTATGATGGAGTTGTTTTGAGTAATATTTATTGGCCTGGAGATTTACACTCAGTTCCAAGGGGATGGACAAATAGTAATGAGGAAATGCCACTTAAAATAGGAGTACCTGCAAATGATGCTTTTGCTCAGTTTGTGAATGTCACCTATGGTGACAGCAAGCATGCAACTTCCATAACTGGTTTTTCaatcaatgtcttcaaagcagCTATTAAGAATCTTCCATATCACTTGCACTATGATTTTGTTCCCTTCAATGGCTCCTATGATGAAATGGTTAATCAAGTTAACAATAAG ACATTAGATGCTGCAGTTGGAGATATATCAATATTGGCATATAGATATCATTTAGTTGAGTTCTCACAACCATATGTTGACTCTGGACTTAACATGGTGGTCGTTGAGAAGCCAAATAAATCAAAACAAACATGGATGTTTATGGATGCATTCACAAAAGAGATGTGGTTGATGATGGCAGCAGTGCACGTTTTGGTTGGATTTGTCATTTGGTTGATTGAACGCGAAGAAAATGAAGAACTACAAGGTCTGGGGGCGATGCTTTGGTTTTTAGTCACCGTAATATTCCTTGCACATA GAGAACCAATAAGAAGACCATTGGCTCGAACCGTGTTGGCACCATGGTTATTTGTTATCCTAATTGTAACCAGTAGCTTCACAGCGAGTCTAACATCGATGATGACTGTATCGCAACTCGAACCATCAGTGGTTGATATTCAGACCCTTCAGAAGAGAAATGCTCCAGTTggttgtgatgagaattcattTATTGTGAGGTATTTGATTGACATACTAAAATTCAAACCTGAGAACATTAGAAGAATAAATTCCATTAATGGTTACCCTGCAGCATTTAAGAATAATGAGATTGAAGCAGCTTTCTTTGTCGCCCCTCATGCCAAAGTCTTTCTCGCAAAGTACTCATGTGAAGGCTTCGTCCAAGCAGGGAGCACCTTTAGGCTTGGTGGCTTTGGTTTT GTGTTTCAAAGGGGCTCCTCTTTGGCTAGGGATATATCCGAGGCATTGCTAAGTGTTATAGAAAATGGAGAAACAGAGCAACTTGAAAAGGATATGCTGTCCAATTCACATTGCTCTCTTTCAGataaaaaagcaaaagaaagttCACCATTAGGTTATCAGCCTTTCCTTGGCCTATTTTGCATTTGTGGCAGTATTGCTATTTTGGCACTATTGTATATCATGCTTTGTTTAACTTTAAAGAATGTTGAGAACTTGGTAAAATACATGAGAGGTGCATTGACTCAGTTATGGAGAATAAGGAGATGGATAACAACACATTGTGTTGGGATCTATTCTAAAGTACAGTCAAGGAGCATGAGAGGGGTTAATGTTGCCATAGAAGCAAGAAATTCAGCGGAAATAGTCATTGATAGTGAGCAAGTCCCTCGTGTAGTTGAAGTTGTTTGA
- the LOC107605044 gene encoding kelch repeat-containing protein At3g27220 → MSRFHQKHFSATKLVLFFCFSTILGLAFVANLIWESFSHGHVATTSNWVVRDQVPVILFQNNSALATLQKGGHAEVAKKNGSQDLFPATFADIPAPNWNWEAMPSAPVPRLDGYAVQIKNMFYVLQGYRNLDYVHSHVDVYDFISNKWVDRIESPKEMANSHLGVATDGRYIYVVSGQYGPQCRGSINLVFALDTKTKQWSSLPPLPFPRYAPATQLWRGRLHVMGGGKENRHTPALEHWSLGVKDGKALEKKWRTEIPIPRGGPHRACIVANDQLFVIGGQEGDFMPKPGSPIFKCSRRHEVVYGDVYMLDDEMKWKVLQPMPKPDSHIECAWVIVNNSIIITGGTTEKHPVTKRMILVGEVFQFHLDTLTWSVIGKLPYRIKTTLTGFWDGWLYFTSGQRDRGPDNPQPRQVVGDMWRTKLSLR, encoded by the exons ATGTCAAGGTTTCACCAAAAGCACTTCTCTGCAACCAAGCTCGTTCTCTTCTTCTGCTTCTCCACTATTCTCGGTCTTGCCTTCGTCGCTAATCTCATTTGGGAGTCCTTCTCTCATGGCCACGTAGCAACTACGTCCAATTGGGTCGTTCGCGACCAAGTTCCCGTTATTCTCTTTCAGAATAATTCTGCCCTTGCCACACTTCAAAAG GGTGGCCACGCTGAAGTTGCAAAAAAGAATGGCTCTCAAGATCTCTTCCCAGCAACATTTGCAGATATTCCTGCTCCCAATTGGAATTGGGAGGCAATGCCATCGGCACCGGTGCCTCGGCTGGATGGATATGCTGTACAGATTAAGAACATGTTTTATGTTCTTCAAGGATACAGAAATCTCGACTAC GTGCATTCTCATGTTGATGTCTATGATTTCATCAGTAACAAATGGGTAGATAGGATCGAGTCACCAAAAGAGATGGCTAATTCACATTTAGGAGTTGCAACTGATGGGAGATACATATATGTGGTCTCAGGACAATATGGTCCGCAGTGCAGAGGGTCTATTAATCTTGTATTCGCCTTAGACACTAAAACCAAGCAATGGAGCAGTTTGCCACCATTGCCTTTTCCAAG GTATGCTCCTGCTACTCAATTATGGAGGGGAAGACTACATGTCATGGGCGGAGGCAAGGAGAATCGCCATACGCCTGCACTAGAGCATTGGAGCCTAGGTGTAAAGGATGGTAAAGCATTGGAGAAAAAATGGCGAACTGAAATTCCCATTCCTCGTGGTGGACCTCATAG GGCTTGCATTGTGGCAAATGATCAGCTTTTTGTGATTGGTGGACAAGAAGGTGACTTTATGCCCAAACCAGGCTCACCTATATTCAAGTGTTCACGCAGGCATGAA GTTGTCTATGGCGATGTTTATATGCTGGATGACGAAATGAAATGGAAAGTTTTGCAACCTATGCCAAAGCCTGACTCCCACATAGAGTGTGCATGGGTGATTGTGAATAATTCAATTATCATCACTGGTGGTACAACTGAAAAGCACCCGGTGACCAAAAGGATGATCCTGGTTGGGGAGGTTTTCCAATTTCATTTAGATACACTG ACATGGTCAGTGATTGGAAAACTTCCTTACCGCATCAAAACCACATTAACTGGTTTTTGGGATGGATGGTTGTACTTCACATCAGGGCAACGAGACAGAGGACCGGATAATCCGCAGCCAAGACAGGTCGTTGGGGATATGTGGAGAACAAAATTAAGTTTAAGATAA